One genomic region from Thermoflexus sp. encodes:
- a CDS encoding cyclase family protein has product MCGPQVYEAMARAWSRRDFLKMMGGAMAAAMLPAPRLTVWPWLTVEIHGAREGDLVSFTLTIRNLTEETISDLYIAGHVPRNADFVAATATPPRAWFRGFEAEGGDLQSAVWLAEAIPPKGTLGPFGYQVAPHPAATLVSAHGFVSWQKPAYGEAASAPVGVVVRTAVRVFQRKVDLTYVQNPRFPIWPGAPRLEIENVFNHAQHGFYANRWHIYEHHGTHMDAPVHFGKNALTIERLPAEVLVAPAAVIDIRDRARRNPDAQLTPDDIRAWERRYGRLPDGAVVFMWSGWGARVGDEAAYRNMDAQGVMHFPGFHPDTAEFLLKERNIVGIGVDTLSLDYGASRDFKTHYTILPANKWGLENVANLGRIPPAGAMVFVGALRIEGASGGPVRLIAVW; this is encoded by the coding sequence ATGTGTGGGCCGCAGGTCTACGAGGCGATGGCGCGGGCCTGGAGCCGCCGGGATTTCCTCAAAATGATGGGCGGCGCGATGGCCGCCGCGATGCTCCCTGCTCCACGTCTAACGGTCTGGCCCTGGCTGACTGTGGAAATCCACGGCGCGCGCGAAGGCGACCTTGTTTCCTTTACCCTCACCATCCGCAACCTCACGGAAGAGACGATCTCCGACCTCTATATCGCCGGCCACGTCCCCCGCAACGCGGATTTCGTCGCTGCCACGGCCACCCCTCCGAGGGCATGGTTCCGGGGCTTTGAGGCGGAAGGCGGGGATCTCCAGTCGGCGGTCTGGCTGGCGGAGGCGATCCCCCCCAAAGGCACTCTGGGACCCTTCGGCTATCAGGTGGCCCCGCATCCGGCTGCTACCCTGGTGAGCGCCCACGGGTTCGTCTCCTGGCAGAAGCCCGCTTACGGCGAGGCCGCTTCCGCCCCCGTCGGCGTGGTGGTGCGGACCGCTGTCCGCGTCTTCCAGCGCAAGGTGGACCTCACCTATGTGCAGAACCCCCGCTTCCCCATCTGGCCCGGCGCTCCCCGGCTGGAGATCGAGAACGTCTTCAACCACGCGCAACACGGCTTCTACGCCAACCGCTGGCACATCTACGAGCACCACGGCACTCATATGGACGCCCCGGTTCACTTCGGGAAGAACGCCCTGACGATCGAGCGCCTTCCGGCGGAGGTCCTGGTCGCCCCCGCGGCGGTCATCGACATCCGGGACCGGGCGCGGCGGAACCCGGACGCCCAGCTGACTCCCGATGACATCCGGGCCTGGGAGCGGCGTTACGGGCGGCTGCCGGACGGCGCCGTGGTGTTCATGTGGAGCGGATGGGGGGCCCGGGTGGGCGATGAGGCGGCTTATCGAAACATGGATGCCCAGGGGGTGATGCACTTCCCGGGCTTCCACCCGGACACAGCGGAGTTCCTCCTGAAGGAGCGCAACATCGTCGGCATCGGCGTGGACACCCTGAGCCTGGACTATGGGGCCTCCCGGGATTTCAAGACGCACTACACCATCCTCCCCGCCAACAAGTGGGGGCTGGAGAACGTCGCCAACCTGGGGCGGATCCCGCCCGCGGGGGCGATGGTCTTCGTCGGCGCCCTGCGCATTGAAGGCGCCTCCGGGGGTCCGGTCCGGCTGATCGCGGTGTGGTAG
- the dprA gene encoding DNA-processing protein DprA, producing MDDLGYWLAFNRVMGIGPARLRALLQYFGNLRAAWEADEGAWRAAGLDQRTIRNLAEARRRLHPDREREQLERSGAKALTWEDPAYPLLLRRIPDPPPVLFIRGHLTEADRWALAIVGTRRPTAYGRQAAEWFAGELARSGIPIVSGLARGIDAIAHEAALKAGGRTLAVLPCGVDRVYPLEHAHLAARIMERGALISELPLGAPAEPGNFPARNRLISGLAVGVLVVEAGATSGALITASHAADQGREVFAVPGSIFSPASQGTNRLIRDGATPVTSPNELLEALNWSTAAQQVEAQLQLPADPTEARLLEVLSREPQHIDDIARAAGLSVAQVSSALTMMELKGMARHLGAMHYVRA from the coding sequence GTGGATGATCTGGGCTACTGGCTGGCGTTCAACCGGGTGATGGGGATTGGGCCAGCGCGCCTGCGGGCCCTGCTGCAGTATTTCGGGAATCTGCGGGCGGCGTGGGAAGCGGACGAGGGGGCATGGCGGGCCGCCGGGCTGGATCAGCGCACCATCCGGAACCTGGCGGAGGCGAGGCGACGGCTCCATCCGGATCGGGAGCGGGAGCAGCTGGAGCGGTCGGGGGCGAAGGCCCTCACGTGGGAAGATCCCGCCTATCCCCTGCTGTTGCGCCGCATCCCGGATCCGCCGCCGGTGCTGTTCATCCGGGGCCATCTCACGGAGGCGGATCGATGGGCGCTAGCCATTGTGGGGACCCGCCGGCCGACGGCCTACGGGCGGCAGGCGGCGGAATGGTTCGCCGGGGAGCTGGCGCGATCCGGGATCCCCATTGTCAGCGGGCTGGCCCGCGGGATCGATGCCATCGCCCATGAGGCCGCGCTGAAGGCGGGCGGGCGAACCCTGGCGGTGTTGCCGTGCGGGGTGGATCGCGTGTATCCCCTCGAGCATGCCCATCTGGCGGCGCGGATCATGGAGCGCGGGGCGCTGATCTCCGAGCTCCCGCTGGGGGCGCCGGCCGAGCCGGGGAACTTCCCGGCCCGGAACCGATTGATCAGCGGCCTGGCGGTGGGCGTGCTGGTCGTGGAGGCCGGGGCGACCAGCGGGGCGCTGATCACGGCGTCCCATGCGGCGGATCAGGGGCGGGAGGTCTTCGCCGTTCCGGGAAGCATTTTCTCCCCGGCCAGCCAGGGAACCAACCGGCTGATCCGGGATGGAGCGACCCCGGTGACTTCCCCGAATGAGCTTCTGGAAGCCCTCAACTGGTCGACGGCGGCCCAGCAGGTGGAAGCCCAGCTTCAGCTGCCTGCGGATCCGACCGAAGCGCGCCTGCTGGAGGTGCTCAGCCGGGAGCCCCAGCACATCGATGACATCGCGCGGGCGGCCGGGCTGTCGGTGGCGCAGGTGAGCAGCGCGTTGACGATGATGGAGCTGAAGGGGATGGCCCGTCATCTCGGCGCCATGCATTACGTGCGCGCGTGA